The genomic stretch TCTTTTCTTCATTGAGTAAATCGTAAATAGTATCTTCTTTACCGTTATCGTTTTTTTCTGCTTTTTGTACTTTTTTGTGATATAACAGGTATTCATTGATGATGCTGTCTATTTTAAGACCAAAAGCAAGATTCTCCTTTTTTTCCTGCCGTTGTTTTTCCCCATTAATCGGAGTGCTGTAAGAGGCTTTGACCATTGTGGGAGTTACAATACCATACTTGGCAACCATGAGGTCGAAATGCCGTTCAATATCTGTTGTTATCTGCCGGATTTTCTTATTGATAGCTTTGGCATCAGGTGCTGAAGATTTGACAGTTTTGTTTTTGTTGTCCCAATCATTGCTGAATACTTTACAGCCCGTTGAAATCTCATCGCTAAGACCATCAATGGTAATGCGTACATAGATAGGAATTTTGTTATCCCTTGTCGTTTTCGCTCTTTTAAGATAGAAAAGAATGAATAGATTTTGTCTGACATTCATCTTGAAACTTTTTGAGTGTTAAGAATGAAGCCCCTTAAAAGTTTCAGTTGGACTTTTTTCGTGGGTACCGTCTAAGGTAGGAACCCATATAGGTACCCGAATAGGTACCCGCGCAGGATGAATTCGTATGAAATGAAATATATCGCTTTTTTCGTTGAAATGCAGGTGGTTAGTGCATTGGCACAAAAAAACGCGCGAAATTTATCGCACGTTTGTGACTCGGATTGGATTCGAACCAATGACCCACAGCTTAGAAGGCTGTTGCTCTATCCAGCTGAGCTACCGAGCCGTTCGTGAATTGCGTGCAAAAATAGCGGTTTATATTTTACCTGCCAAAATGTAATTTTCAAATCTTGCACTTCAAAATTGGTGTACTTTTGCGACACAAAAAAATAAAGCTATGCGCGCGATACAAATGGTGGATTTGAAAAACCAATACCAAAAACTTAAAACCCAAATAGATAAAGCCGTAATGGATGTAATGGAAAGTGCGGCATTTATCAACGGGAAACCTGTTCAGGATTTTTGCAATAATTTATCCGAATACCTGAATGTGAAACACGTCATTCCCTGTGCCAACGGCACCGATGCTTTACAAATTGCGCTGATGGCGCTTGATTTGCAACCCGGCGATGAAGTGATTACACCTTCCTTTACATTTATCGCGACTACGGAAGTAGTTGCACTACTTGGCTTAACGCCTGTATTTGTGGACGTGGATAAGGATACATTTTGTATGGACATCGAAGATGTACGAAAATCAATTACACCAAAAACCAAAGCTATTGTGCCTGTTCATTTGTACGGTCAGGCTGTAAATATGGAAGCGCTCATGTCCCTGGCTGCCGAATATAATATTCCCGTGATTGAAGACAACGCACAGGCAATCGGCTGCAACGTAACTTTTAGTAACGGAACGAAAAAGAAAACCGGAACTATCGGAACGATTGGAACGACTTCTTTTTTCCCGTCGAAAAACCTTGGCGCTTATGGCGACGGCGGTGCAATATTTACCAATAGTGATGAACTGGCAGCAAAGATGAAAATCATTGCTTCGCATGGTTCTGCAAAAAGATACTACCATGAAATAGTCGGCTGCAATTCTCGGTTGGATACAATGCAAGCTGCCATACTCAACATCAAACTGAAAGAACTGGACAATTACATTGCAGCACGAAATGTAGTTGCAGATTATTACGACACAGCATTTGCCAATCATCCTAAAATTCAAACACCGGCGCGTGCACCATACAGCAATCACGTGTTTCATCAATATACATTGGTTTTGGAAAATGTGGACAGAAACGGCTTACAGGCATTTCTTGCCGAAAAAAATATTCCTGCAATGATATATTATCCCGTTCCGGGACACAAGCAGCAAATGTTTGAAAAATATAATATTCAGTATGAATTGCCTGCAACAGACCGGCTTACGGAGAGAGTAATTTCTTTGCCCATTCACACCGAAATGGATGAAGAACAATTGAAATTTATTACGGATAATGTTTTAGAATATTGTAAATAAAATGGAACAACCTATAATTTTAGTTTCAGGAAAAAACGGACAATTGGGTAGCGAATTACTCTCCGTTTTCATGTCTTACCCGCAATTCAAATTTATTTTTTTAGGAAAAGAAGAATTGGATTTATCGTCCGAAATATCTATCAATG from Arachidicoccus sp. BS20 encodes the following:
- a CDS encoding DegT/DnrJ/EryC1/StrS family aminotransferase; protein product: MRAIQMVDLKNQYQKLKTQIDKAVMDVMESAAFINGKPVQDFCNNLSEYLNVKHVIPCANGTDALQIALMALDLQPGDEVITPSFTFIATTEVVALLGLTPVFVDVDKDTFCMDIEDVRKSITPKTKAIVPVHLYGQAVNMEALMSLAAEYNIPVIEDNAQAIGCNVTFSNGTKKKTGTIGTIGTTSFFPSKNLGAYGDGGAIFTNSDELAAKMKIIASHGSAKRYYHEIVGCNSRLDTMQAAILNIKLKELDNYIAARNVVADYYDTAFANHPKIQTPARAPYSNHVFHQYTLVLENVDRNGLQAFLAEKNIPAMIYYPVPGHKQQMFEKYNIQYELPATDRLTERVISLPIHTEMDEEQLKFITDNVLEYCK